In Nerophis ophidion isolate RoL-2023_Sa linkage group LG02, RoL_Noph_v1.0, whole genome shotgun sequence, one DNA window encodes the following:
- the apcdd1l gene encoding protein APCDD1-like gives MSTLRGVCLLWQVALMVVTGSKLWEVPTSSNNRNESLPRAPHCHYRRDGVRITAEIPPKLDGTWLSTRCEVRPGPEFLIRSYTFHPTRHFQALQHYYSDSGCEDPAYSLLIQGKLRLRQASWITRGATEANHHLSKVAIVIHSPEAKHKLVSRLPASCVGPTLGRLAVGKPHDLHNTRAGRGCLAAMGFSMIEMAVVRVETQHRNHGGEIQELFLGDIQTDWTQRTHYRPTGYQQPLQSAMHHIHPCPVCALVYRSTEQNPPVLPHRPQVPISLAGCWVSQRCETRPNVLFLTREFHFDPDEHAWEGIYHHYSDPFCSQSTFTLRASGHYAQGNPSVKVPGATEFVFKVTEVRVTADEEPTAKLLNGTKTGKCGRAGAWQVGVEQDLSPTHGCTVLGIKLPHKEYELFKVELDHRKHPLLYVGERPKDGSSPDRPSKRATSFQPPMMLCSHRETQPSSRHSSGLNSKQVQVDTSGTGRLTQILLVVIGSALCSWIWGF, from the exons TTGCCTTGATGGTCGTGACTGGAAGTAAACTTTGGGAGGTTCCCACCTCCTCCAACAACCGTAACGAAAGCCTGCCACGAGCGCCACACTGCCACTACCGCCGGGATGGAGTGAGAATCACCGCAGAGATACCGCCTAAGTTGGATGGCACCTGGCTGTCAACAAG ATGCGAAGTTCGTCCAGGTCCAGAGTTCCTCATTCGTTCCTACACCTTCCACCCGACTCGCCACTTCCAAGCCCTGCAGCACTACTACTCAGACAGCGGTTGTGAAGATCCCGCTTACTCCTTGCTGATCCAGGGCAAGCTCCGCCTTCGCCAGGCCTCTTGGATCACCCGGGGCGCCACCGAAGCCAATCACCACCTCAGCAAGGTGGCGATAGTCATCCACAGCCCGGAAGCCAAGCACAAGCTGGTTTCCAGGCTGCCCGCGTCCTGCGTGGGTCCGACGCTGGGTCGGTTGGCAGTCGGCAAGCCCCATGACCTTCACAATACCCGGGCAGGGAGGGGATGCCTGGCAGCTATGGGCTTCTCCATGATTGAGATGGCTGTGGTTAGGGTGGAGACTCAGCACCGCAACCATGGGGGGGAAATCCAGGAGCTATTCCTGGGAGACATACAAACCGACTGGACACAGAGGACTCACTACAGACCTACCGGGTACCAGCAGCCACTCCAGAGTGCCATG CATCACATCCACCCTTGTCCAGTCTGTGCTCTGGTGTACCGCTCCACAGAACAGAACCCCCCAGTGCTGCCTCACCGTCCGCAGGTTCCTATTTCTCTAGCTGGTTGCTGGGTGAGCCAGCGATGCGAGACTCGTCCCAACGTTCTCTTCCTCACCCGAGAGTTCCACTTCGATCCAGATGAGCATGCATGGGAGGGGATCTACCATCACTACTCGGACCCCTTCTGCTCTCAGAGTACCTTCACCCTGAGAGCCTCGGGTCACTACGCTCAGGGAAACCCTTCCGTCAAGGTACCGGGAGCCACTGAGTTTGTATTCAAAGTGACTGAAGTGAGAGTGACGGCTGACGAAGAGCCCACGGCTAAGCTGCTGAACGGGACAAAGACGGGAAAGTGTGGTCGTGCGGGAGCTTGGCAGGTCGGGGTGGAGCAAGACCTGAGTCCCACTCACGGGTGCACTGTGCTCGGCATCAAGCTGCCGCATAAGGAGTACGAGCTCTTTAAAGTCGAGCTGGACCACAGGAAACACCCGCTGTTGTATGTTGGGGAGAGGCCGAAAGACGGTTCCAGCCCGGACCGACCGTCAAAGAGAGCTACTTCCTTCCAGCCTCCCATGATGCTTTGCAGCCACAGGGAGACACAGCCTTCCAGTCGCCACAGCTCAGGACTTAACAGCAAGCAAGTCCAGGTGGATACCAGTGGGACCGGGAGGCTGACACAGATCCTGTTAGTGGTCATCGGGTCTGCTCTGTGCAGCTGGATTTGGGGTTTTTAG